A stretch of DNA from Kwoniella mangroviensis CBS 8507 chromosome 1 map unlocalized Ctg01, whole genome shotgun sequence:
TGACGTACCAATTCTTCAGTCGGCTCATCGTCCAAGCTAACGTTATTATCCAACAATCTCTTTActaaatcatctttcttccccgTCTGGACTAGGTGATGTTTCGCGAGGAGTTCTTTGAGTTCCGTCACTTTGAGCTTTTGTCtatgagaaggaaggaaagatcagCATTTGACcagaggaaagggaaagggaaagggaaagggaaggcggatgatattgatatttaCAATTTAGCTTCCATTTTGATGACTCGGTTTCCTCTGTTGAAATTCTTTATATCTCACAGCGAGCTTCTGCTTTAACTTGTGAGAGGAGTGTATATGGTCTGAATGAACTTGGCGAACTTGGTCTTTGACAAGTATACGAGCAATGTCGACGTGAACGTGAACATGACCATGAGCATGAACATTCCAAACTCAGCATACAGTGGGACGCGTCTAACCACATCGAAGTCAAACACACACCTAACAAGGCTTCACGACGATAGGTTAGGCACGTGTTAACTCCCCAGGTCACGTGACCCATCGTCATATCCAATCAAGCTGCTCGTGTGGTGAGTATCTAGAATGTCAAGTGGGAAAATATTGCCAGCTCATCGTCGTTGTTCTGTTTGTTTATCATTATTATCTCGtccatccctcctccacctttcGAGTCCACCAACGAACAACTTATCAAAACATCAACTCAGTAGGAACTGGCCAACAGTGGTCTATCACCATCCTTAGCTTCTCTCCCCCCGGCCTCCGTTTGCGCTTCGCAACGATACGCTTGGACTTCCTTCGACTGATTACTTCACCACTACTCAGTATCCTCAGCAATCGCAATGGACGCGGACATTCAAGCTTCCCTAGAGGCGGTCATTGGTGAGTCATTACAGTGCCATCCGTAAGTTACAACAAGCATCTACTTACGATCAACCTCTCTGTCATAGACTCCAATACTGCTTCAGCCTCTCCCCCATTCACCAAACCCACTCCAAAAACAAAACCATCTAAATCTATTCCAAAAGCACCTAAGGCTCCTCGAGCGGGTATAGTTCGAAACTCAGCAGCAGATTATCGACGTCGAGAAGCCAATAGACTAGCAGCCGAACGCTCTCGATCACGTACTGCCGAAAAATACTCTACCCTCAATCAGACTTTTGCTTTACTCCaggatgaaaatgagaaatTGAGAATTCAAATTTCTCAGCTAGAAAACAATAATGTGAATGGCGATACAAATATAAATACAAATTCGAATGATATTTTAGTTCCTGATTCTCAACCGCAAAAGGAacaagaggaacaagaaggTGATTCGTCAAGACAACAAGAACAGGAAGCTCATTCAAATACCATCTTAGCTGCTTTGACAGGTATAACAGGAGTTGAATTTACAGATCCCCACACtcagggagaagaggaagataatgATCATAGCTGGATACATAATATCGAATCTACTATAGATGCTGAGACGAGTGGTAGACTGGCGGAATTGGCTGTGGTAGCTACTACTGGTACCGGAACtggacaagatcaagaaggtcatcaagctgatattgagaGTGGAAACGTAAACCCAATCGGATCCGATCAAATTGGAAAAAATCAATCATACTTGagtaatgagaatgatcaatCTCTCGTCTCTTCACCAGTGAACAACCCTGTCATCGCACTAGCGGCAGCCATCAACACTGAGATCGAAAGTATCATCATGGAAGATCTAGCGTTGACCAAGGCTGCTATTGCATCAATCGAGAAACAAATCGAAGCTTTAAAGCAAGGTCAGCATTGTTCTTCAGACAATACCGAGGAGATCGACAAATTCCTACCGGCTTCAGCTCTCATCGAAGATGTTGATAAGTTATCTGTGCATTCGACGGAATATGCACAAGAGAGCGATACTATACAAAGTAAATTACCTCAATTACACGACGAACTGGTCAAGCTTCGAGACGAAAAAGtgaatgaggagaagaaagtggtgGATCTGGTCAATGAAGTTAGGAGATTGGATATATcagatgaaagtgagaagAACACTTTGGTGGATGGTATGAAAGCTTTAGGAGGACTGGTCGAAAGTCTTCTAAGTGATGCGCGAGAAGTAGGTCATCCTATTTCCCACTGGATCTGAAGTATGAAAGCTGACAGCCTTTGCTTTGGTGCATTAGGGTGATCTTTCTTATGCTATTGGATCATACTCTACTCCAGCAATTGCACGACGTCGTAGGGGCCGACCTCCCAAGGGCGATATCTCACGAACCTTTTACCAATCGTTCTTGCTCAAGCATCCACTTTCTCCCAAATCTGACAAGACGACAGGAAACGACGACTCGAAAGGGAATAGAATCCGTGGAACACGTAAGCCGAGAAGAAGCAGGTTAAAGGAATCGACgaaagatgacgaagagaatcACTCGGAGAAtcaagaggtggaagagagattacGGGCGATTCAAGCTACACTCCAAGCacaagatcgagatcaaacTCCAATACAGTCCCACTCGGTGGCtcaagatggtgaagaacgCATCACGAAAGAGGGGGTgcaagatgaagggataACAAGTGCAGCTGTTGATCGGGCGGAGGCATTCATCTTGTCTCAATTAGCTTCGCAATCTCAAGACCACGACGGGGAAAACGGGAATGGAAGTGATAATGTGGATCACCAGACGACTTCGTTCGTGGATCTTTTACCTGCTCAGGAGGAGTTGGAAAGGCAAGTTacccaacatcaacagcaacagcaacagtcGACGCAAGAACTGTCGAATTCGATTGATCCTGCTTTGACTCAGACTCACGGGATCAGTGAGAGTGTTTTAgcgaggttgaagaaaggtCCTCCGGGGAGTTGTGATGTCTGTATGAGAACTTCCACAACAGCTTGGAGGAAGTTGGTCTTGGGTGATCTATCATTGAAAGTCTGTAATGGTGAGTTCGGATCGATTTACTGCTCAGATACATTCTAAACGTTATTGTATGACACCGTGATGATTGGCTAATTCGGTTTATCGTTATAGCCTGCGGATTATATCATAAGCGATTCGGGGTACTTCGACCGCCTGAAttatgggatgatgggaatgtaaTTAGACGAAGGAGGGCAGGTCCAAGGAATTCTACTGCGAAAGATACTCTTGGAGAAGAGAGTGGTGAAGGCGACGATGAACGACCGAACAAGAAGGCTAAGGTAGGaggagttgatgatgaccaagTGACCGAAGTCGTATCAAATCTCAACACGGATGGTATGACAAGTGGAATGTTGGATGGACAGGACGATGTTCAGATACCAATACCACCAACAACTACGCaacaggaggaagaagatggtaggAGGGCTGAATTCAATGCGGCGATCatggaaggtatatcagcgatcaatgctgctgctgaacGAGAAGGGGATGAAAATGGGGTTTTGTTAGATGTGCAAATGGATTGACCGGATGGTGTATGTGACATGTATTATGTGAATGATTTTTTATATGATTGAGTAGCATGAAAGCAATGtctgtgtgtgtgtgtgcgTATTGTATCAGATTGTATTCTATTTCATTTACCGACTGAACTGGATGGACTATTGAACAACATCATACGAGTATTGTCTGAAGTCCACTCGGCTGATCGGCAAGTCACAGTTATCTCCTAGCGAGTCTTCTCGGAAGACCGAGGGTGGTTGTTTAGTCTGCATCAGAAGGCATGATGATGTGTCACTCGTAGATTTACGATTCTACTCAGATCCATCAAGTGGGGGTGCGAACGTCTCAGAGGAACTGTTATTCAAGATGGGGTACATCTCGTTATTGCCATGCATTTGACGTTACTTCAGCTGGAATGATTCATGTTTACGTTTCATcattgatttgatcgattgatttcACCAGACCAGACCAATTGCCGAGACCTGCGGTTTAAAAAAGTGTAACTCGCCGTGCCTGGATACCGAAACCCAAAATCCCACGATCCATGGAaaatggaaaaaaaaaacaaatcATTCGTGAATTGTTTTTTTTTAAGCGATGGCGAAATCGATTGCGTGATTGATCCATCACTGCATACAGTATACATGTAGTCAAAAGATGACTGATTAGATATTACTCGTACTGTATAATTCCAGATAACATGGTCTGATAACGTGGAGTGACTGATCATAATTCCAGATTTTCATCAATGACGAATATGTACATGTATAAGCATGCAAAgagaaaaaaagaaaagttggtttggtgatgatgatggattgattgattgataaacAGGCTTCTTGTGTCTTTTGATTCTTTTCATCCCATTAATACATCACGCCATACAAGATACAGTTCTTGGCAAAGAGCCTTTACACTACGCCCACGCCATATATAACAGGTTAAACTCACACCTTCgccacctcttcttcttacccacTAAAAGCAAAACAAAGCAAAGCAAAAAGCAAAATGGCCAACTCCCCTCACGGTGGTATATTGAAGGATCTCGTCGCTCGAGATGCCCCTAGACATTCAGAGTTACAGGAGGAAGCTAGGAATTTGggtgatatcttccttaccgaggtgagttgactcaACTGTCCACCGTACTATAGCAAGGAAGAAAACTTGAACGACTTGAAGGTGGTCTTCGTCTTGCCATGGGGCATACAGAGCGAAGACAGAGAATCGCCAGAATTGCTAGAAGGTCATTTctgaatgctgatgaatgtTCGTATCACAGAGGCAATTATGTGACCTcgagttgatcttgaacgGTGGTTTCTCTCCCCTTGAAGGATTCATGAATGAGAGAGATTATATTTCGTAAGTCCAGCATCTAACCTACATTCTATCATGATTAGTTGCTTATCCATCACTCATTATCAGCGTCCGAGATACCCTCCGACTCGAACCTGTCCACGGTCAAAGACAAGGAACTCTCTTCCCTATGCCTATCACCCTCGATGTCTCAAAGGAAGATATCGCCAAATTGAACTTGAGAGAAGGTGCTAGAGTCGCTTTGAGAGATCCTAGGGATGATGCTGCTTTGGCTATCTtgacaggtgagtgatttataCCTCAGTTGAATGGCAATATGTAACAAAGCGGAAACGCAtatgatgaaggagatcATACAAATCGTTTGTGCCAAGACAGCCTGCTAGAAAGCGCAATGGAATTTGAGTAGTGAACAACATGCTAATTTGATATACTATCCTTAGTTTCCGACATATACACACCCGACAAGCACCTCGAAGCCGAGAACGTCATGGGAGCCGATGATATCGCTCATCCAGCTGTCGCGTACTTGCACAACACCGTTAAAGAGTTCTACGTCGGTGGTAAAATCGAGGCTATCGCTGCTCCTACTCACTACGATTACGTTCCTTTACGATTCACCCCGTCCGAACTCCGAGCGCACTTCCACAAATTGGCTTGGAGGAAAGTCGTCGCTTTCCAAACTCGAAACCCTATGCATCGAGCCCACCGAGAGTTGACCGTCCGAGCTGCCCGACAACGAAGAGCCAATGTCCTCATCCACCCTGTAGTAGGATTGACCAAACCTGGAGATGTCGATCATTATACCCGTGTGAGAGCCTACCAAGCCCTCATGCCTTCTTACCCCGAGGGAATGGCCCACTTGGCCTTGTTACCTTTGGCTATGCGAATGGCTGGTCCAAGAGAAGCTGTTTGGCACGCTATTATCAGAAAGAATTTTGGTGCTACTCACTTCGTAAGTTTGGTTCTGGTTTTCTCCCATCTTTCGTATCAATCATAACACCTGTGTCGTTTTGAAAATCGGCACTAACCTGTCTTACTTGTATCTGATAGATTGTCGGAAGAGACCACGCTGGACCCGGTAAGAACTCTCAAGGCAAAGACTTCTACGGCCCATACGACGCACAAGAGCTTGTCACTCAATTTAAAGACGAATTATCCATCGAAATGGTTCCTTTCCAAGCTATGACTTACCTTCCTGGTACCGACGAATACCAACCAGTTGATGAAGTACCTAAGGGAACCGTCACTGCTGATATCTCCGGAACCGAACTTAGAAAGAGACTTAGGACCGGTGCTTCCATCCCCGATTGGTTCTCTTACACCGGCGTAGTAAAAGTATTGAGGGATTCATACCCTCCTCGACCCAAACAGGGtttcaccatcttgatcagtgGATTACACAACTCTGGTAAAGACACCATCGCTAGAGCTTTACAAGTCACTTTACAACAACAGGGTTCTCGATCCGTTTCTTTATTATTGGGAGAAGAGTTAAGGGGCGATTTGGATCCAAAGATAAATCGAGCTATTACACCTGAACAGAAACATATCAACCTCCAAAGAATCGCATTCGTTGCTTCGGAATTGACTAAAGCTGGTGCAGCTGTCATTGCCGCCCCTGTTGCCCCTTATGAAAAATCAAGACAAGCCATTAAGAAAATCGTTAATGGAAACTTCTTCTTGGTTCACGTTGCGACTCCCCTCGAATGGTGTGAGAAAGTAGACAGAAGAGGATTATATAAAAGAGCCAGATCGGGTGAACTCAAGAACTTGACTGGGGTGGATGATATCTACGAACCTCCTACAGACGCAGATTTGGTTTGTGATCTTAGGCATGATACTGTTCCTGAAATCGTTCACTGTGAGTCAAAATACATCCATTTCATACCCTTCAATCGCCTATGCTTTCTGTAATTGAAACAGTTCGCTAATGTGTTTGAGGTATTTCGCAGCTATCATCATGATTCTCGAAGGTGAAAACCTCATCTAAATTTGATGCCCCAATGAACATTGCTTAGGACAGGAGGAcggatagatggatagatagattTCTTCGGACTGATAAAGTTCGGTTGATATCAGGTCTGATGTACAATAATGATTTTTTCCTCACTTTCCACTGTGTATCGATTCGGTAGACAGGAATCTCTCATACATGCATTTTGAACATATCATGTTGAACGGTGCTTCTCTCGATGAGATGCCTTAATTCCATCTACAGCTAGCTCCTTTGGTGCGCGAGGTGAGATAGATACCATTGTAACGTAAAGCCGAACCGTGTTTGATATCACCTCATCTGTCTCCGCTTTAATGATACACCAGGACGGACCAATGCCGCCATTGCTACATTACTCCTAGTAGCAATGCCAGctcgatgatcttgaacgGTAATCCCGCCGCCTCTATTGGGTGTGATTCTCCTATCGGAAAGATACGGACTGTGTATGTTTCTGATGGTTTTCGAATTATCGTCGGTCCATCGGTTTTTACCGTTTCTAAAATAGGGTAAATCGAGCTGCTTGAAGGTGATATTGGGCGTTTACCGATGAACGCCGATTCTTCCGATGTGTTGTGACTGGGTTGAATGGGATATTCGAAAATAACGTGGTTCCGTTCGAAATCTGGAGACCCGCTCCCCCTACGATCATACCGGATTACACCGGTACAACCACTttcaatgacgatgataacgaGGTTATTTTCGAATTCATCGTGAGAGCCATACCGCTGTGCCGTATACCGTATACCGCATCAGGctatgtatacatatataagaGGACCTGTCTCGATGtgatcattcacctcttcttcctaaGCATCTACATCACATCCATCTTGtttggatcatctcgatacgttttggtgagttggttGTTGGTTCGGTTCGAATGACCGGTTACATCTTGATATCCGGGTGGATGGTGGTTTCAGTTGGGATACCAACACCATCCAATCGATCTTGTGACGTTTGACGGAGAGAATGTCGTCGTGCGACATACATCTCAGCCTTCCTTTCCACCTGCCATCTCACTTTCCCATCCTGCGCCCAAGTACAGCAGCTAACGCATCCGTACTTTCCACGTATTCTCAGTTGAATACACTACAATTGCAACGACCATCGACTCATCCACATACCTACCCATAACAGCCAATATCCACAATGGTTCACGGAAGACacggacatgatgatttcGAGGGAAATCAATTCCTCGGTAAAGAGTTGAAATACTTCTCTCAAGCTGGTTTTGATTTGGATAGGATCcacatcaaggtgagtaccCTGTCTCTGCCTCCATCTTGCGTCCACTTGAAACGAAATGCTGATTTCAATCCGCTCATCTACAGCGAAACGCTCCCATCGCCTCTCTTTACGAGGATGCCATCCTCAACGAAGGTGCCGTTATCTCATCAAGTGgtgctttgatcaacttctctGGAAAGAAGACTGGTAGATCCCCCAAAGACAAGCGAATCGTGTACGAGGAGACTAGTAAAGACGATGTATGGTGGGGTCCTGTAAATATCAAGATGGAGTGAGTCAACCTTGGCATCCTATCAAATCTCAGCGGCATGTCACTGACGTGATCCACACTGCTCCAACAGCGAACACACCTTTGAGATCAACCGAGAACGAGCTATCGATTACCTCAATACACGAGAGAACGTATACGTATTTGATGGATTTGCCGGATGGGATCCCAAATACCGAATCAAAGTTCGAGTTATCGCTTCTCGAGCTTACCACGCCTTGTTCATGCACAACATGTTGATCCGACCCACTCCTGAAGAATTAGAGAACTTTGGTGAACCAGATTTCATAATTTACAATGCTGGTCAATTCCCTGCCAATCGATTCACCACCGGTATgacttccaccacctctgtCGAAGTCAACTTcaagagaatggaaatggtcATCCTCGGTACTGAATACGCCggtgagatgaagaaaggtattTTCTCAGTTATGCATTACCTCCAACCTGTCAAATTCGGTCAATTGTCTCTCCACTCCTCAGCCAACCAGGCTAAAGGCGATAATGGCGATGtgaccctcttcttcggtcTATCCGGTACTGGTAAAACCACCCTCTCAGCCGACCCTAACCGTCTCTTGATTGGTGATGACGAACACGTCTGGTCTGATACTGGTGTGTTCAATATCGAAGGTGGTTGTTACGCCAAGACCATCAACCTTTCTgctgaaaaggtgagttatataTTTCGATCACGCCCCAATAATCTGGGCAGTACTGATGAAATGCATCGCACATAGGAACCCGAGATCTTCAACGCCATCAAATTCGGTTCCATCCTTGAAAACGTAGTCTACAACCCTGCCGACCGAAAGCCAGATTACGATGATGTCTCCATCACCGAGAACACTCGATGTGCCTACCCCATCGAATACATCCCTAACGCCAAGATCCCATGTATCGCTGAGAGACAAccatccaacatcatcatgttgACATGTGACGCTTTCGGTGTTTTACCTCCCGTATCTCGATTAACCCCCGAACAGGCTCAATACCACTTCGTCGCTGGATACACCTCCAAGACACCTGGTACCGAGGACGGTATCGTCGAACCTTCACCAACCTTCTCGACATGTTACGGAcaaccattcatcatcttacaCCCTGGACGATACGCCAAGATGTTGGCTGAGCgaatggagaagaacaaggtcGACTGTTGGTTGATCAACACCGGTTGGACCGGTGGTAAATTCGGTACCGGAAAGAGATGTCCATTGAAGTACACTCGAGCTATCGTCGATGCCATCCACAACGGATCTCTCGCCAAGGCCGAATTCGAAACCTTCCCTGTattcaacctttccatcccaAAGGCTGTCGAAGGTGTCCCCAGTGAGATCCTGGACCCAGCTAAAGTATGGCCATCCAAAGATGCTTTCAGCGCTGAGATCCAAAAATTAGGTGGAATGTTCCAAAAGGCTTTCGCAAAATATGAAGATGCCATCACAGCGGATGTTAAAGCTGCTGGACCAATTCTCTAAAGTTTGTGATCACTCAACAGTAATTTGGTTTCATTCTTGTGTAacagtatatatacgacTCGGGTCATTTCTTTTGGACTCTTTGTAGCTTGACTCTATTGTCATACCATACCAAAGCATGTATTTTCATTGCGCATCGCATATGCAGTATCAATCATACAGTATTGAAAGGGCAAACCATCGACCTGAGATTTGCTTTGGGTTGAGCGATTTGTATGGTTCCGTTTGATCACATGTCACCCAGGCACGTTACAGAAATAACCACAAGAATCTGAGGTGATTTTTCTGGTTGGTCGCGATGGGCATCACAGTTTAATTGTTCAAAGTGCGCATGTATACTGCGCTCAATTACTCGTTTCCATGAACAAGACAGGGAAACATTCCAAAATAGGTGTTGCTGATCTCGATCAGATCATGCGATACAGACACGTGAAAATCGATCGACACAGGTGGCGTTCATCGTTTCAATCGTGACGTCTCATCGCCCCAAAATCAAATTTTGCTCTTTCAAATAGCCAGACTATGAGCGATTTTGAAAACCAATCAGTATTGTATGGCATATCATACAGAGTACTTGGGGTACACTGCAGAGTAAAGGAATGGATTTGTTTGGTTCCAGTGTCATACAATCGTGAAAAATTCGCTCAATTCGATCACATCATTCACTCCCGTGTCAAAAGTACGCCATTTCCCTATTTCTTCTAGTCTGTTGTCCATAATGAGCGACTGTATCTACTTACGCCATTCCATTAGGTCCTATGTATCTATAGTCTGAAGTGCTTCTCATTTCGAACAGACTCTAGACTCTGCCAGCTCAAATGAAGGTGTGATATCTACAAACATTGGCAATTGACAATTGACAATATCTCGTGAGAGATTTTGATCTTATGGGTCTTGAGGAATGCATCATATTCAATCCTTCAAGAACAGTCTCATATCTCGATGAAAACTCGGGATATAGGTATCATTCAAGCCAGTGAACTGTGATCTCTGCTGCCAATTTGCTCTTCGAGGAAAATCGCTCATAGTCATGAAAGAGGCAAAACCAACCTGCAGCACTCTCCTGCTGTCCGACCATTTTAAGCCTTCAAGTAGCACAATACTTAGATTCACATCGAGCCTCACTCATAAAAATGAGTATATAAAGATCACCTCGTACTGATTGTGTCCCTCTTTCCCAatcctatcatcctcttttccttctatCGCCCTCGATGACCATTCCTTTGCCTAACACTTTATCTCTACCAAATCCTTCCTGGACCAACATGACAGACGATATCGAACGAGATGGAGGTATTGACAGAAAGTCATTCGACTCTAATTCTCATCATGTATCACCAGCTTTGATGAAAAGTATCACTATCCAGGATGCTACTCATGATAACGCTCTGCATCTCGAGCGGATGAACAGGGCTACCCACTCGAGGGGGGATAGCGCAAGTAGGATCGTAGGTGAACACAGGTAAGCTGAATAATGCCCTTCTCTTATCATTAGATTGACATCTCACGTATGCAGCTGACCTGTCACCCGTGGGGATTTTCTGTATAGAACTCTGTCGATCGACGTTACCGATACCCAACAACGACCTACTGCCGTCATCCCTCAAAAAGGTGCTGCTAAGGATATAGCCGAATTGGAATGGCATAAATACTCTGTCGATGATATCCTCCAGAGATTAAGTAGTAATGCCAAACTAGGCTTGGAGGACGAACAAGTCAAAAGGAAGTTCAGTCAATATGGAGCGAACGAAGTCAGTCCACCGAAAAACAATATCTTCCTCAAGCACGTACAAACCATATATCTCTCTTCACACGAGAGGGGACCTGACCTGAACATGAATTGATGCTATAGATGGGTTGGCTACGTTCTTGGTGGATTCGGTACtttgttgttgatagctTCAATACTCTGTTTCATAGCGTGGTAAGTGCATTTGAGTCTTTCTCCACACTTGATGTCCATAGCTAAGTAGCCCGTATCTTGGTTGCCTGGTATAGGAAACCCCTCGGAGAACCTAATCCTGCTGCTGCGAATCTTGCTTTGGCTGTAGTTCTgctcatcgtcattgtcattcAGACCGCTTTCGTGAGTGGTCATGCAGTCTAATCTGCAAGATTGACTGAACCAAAAGAAGATACTGATCTCGGTGACTGGTTCGACAATCACAGAATGCGTGGCAAGGTTAGTTCTTCAACCACTGATCCTGCTAACTGTCTTTCTACCACGACTTAATCTTGCTTTCTGATTTTTAGACTTCTCGACCAACCGAGTCATGGCATCCATCTCCGGCTTCATACCCTCCGCTGTACTTGCCCTTCGTAATGCTCGCCAACTACAACTATCCGCCAGGGAACTCGTCCCGGGAGATATCATCTATGTTTCCCTCGGTAACAAGCTTCCGGCAGATGTACGGTTTATCGATGTTTCTTCTGATCTCAAGATGGATCGTAGTGTGCTCACTGGCGAGTCTGAGCCTATTCAAGGGACAGTGGATATGAAGGACGATAATCTACTGGAAACCAAATATATAGGTCTGCAAGGTACGCTATGCGTCAGCGGGTCAGCTATAGGTAAGTTCCCAGTCCTCTATCTCTTATTGCCTACTGTATACATGTATCAttttgatgctgatactggGTAATGGCAGGCGTCGTGATCCAAACGGAGAATCTTACGGTATTCGGTCGAATTGCCAAATTATCCACATCCGGTGCACCCTCTCTTACCACCTTGCAGAGAGAGATCCTTCGATTTGTAATCATCATCGCCGCTTGTGCCATCACCATCGCTTTATTGGTGATTATCCTCTGGGCAGCATGGCTAAAAAAACAGCATGAAGGATTCATCACCGTTCCAGTACTCATCATTGATGTCGTGGCAGTCATGATGGCCTTCATCCCTGAGGGTCTACCAGCAAGTGTTACTGTCTCTCTAGCTGTCATTGCAAACACGCTGGTGAAGAACAAGGTACTTTGTAAATCACTTATGACGGTCGAGACCCTCGGTGCAGTCAACTTACTG
This window harbors:
- a CDS encoding sulfate adenylyltransferase, translated to MANSPHGGILKDLVARDAPRHSELQEEARNLGDIFLTERQLCDLELILNGGFSPLEGFMNERDYISVRDTLRLEPVHGQRQGTLFPMPITLDVSKEDIAKLNLREGARVALRDPRDDAALAILTVSDIYTPDKHLEAENVMGADDIAHPAVAYLHNTVKEFYVGGKIEAIAAPTHYDYVPLRFTPSELRAHFHKLAWRKVVAFQTRNPMHRAHRELTVRAARQRRANVLIHPVVGLTKPGDVDHYTRVRAYQALMPSYPEGMAHLALLPLAMRMAGPREAVWHAIIRKNFGATHFIVGRDHAGPGKNSQGKDFYGPYDAQELVTQFKDELSIEMVPFQAMTYLPGTDEYQPVDEVPKGTVTADISGTELRKRLRTGASIPDWFSYTGVVKVLRDSYPPRPKQGFTILISGLHNSGKDTIARALQVTLQQQGSRSVSLLLGEELRGDLDPKINRAITPEQKHINLQRIAFVASELTKAGAAVIAAPVAPYEKSRQAIKKIVNGNFFLVHVATPLEWCEKVDRRGLYKRARSGELKNLTGVDDIYEPPTDADLVCDLRHDTVPEIVHSIIMILEGENLI
- a CDS encoding phosphoenolpyruvate carboxykinase (ATP), with protein sequence MVHGRHGHDDFEGNQFLGKELKYFSQAGFDLDRIHIKRNAPIASLYEDAILNEGAVISSSGALINFSGKKTGRSPKDKRIVYEETSKDDVWWGPVNIKMDEHTFEINRERAIDYLNTRENVYVFDGFAGWDPKYRIKVRVIASRAYHALFMHNMLIRPTPEELENFGEPDFIIYNAGQFPANRFTTGMTSTTSVEVNFKRMEMVILGTEYAGEMKKGIFSVMHYLQPVKFGQLSLHSSANQAKGDNGDVTLFFGLSGTGKTTLSADPNRLLIGDDEHVWSDTGVFNIEGGCYAKTINLSAEKEPEIFNAIKFGSILENVVYNPADRKPDYDDVSITENTRCAYPIEYIPNAKIPCIAERQPSNIIMLTCDAFGVLPPVSRLTPEQAQYHFVAGYTSKTPGTEDGIVEPSPTFSTCYGQPFIILHPGRYAKMLAERMEKNKVDCWLINTGWTGGKFGTGKRCPLKYTRAIVDAIHNGSLAKAEFETFPVFNLSIPKAVEGVPSEILDPAKVWPSKDAFSAEIQKLGGMFQKAFAKYEDAITADVKAAGPIL